Proteins co-encoded in one Scatophagus argus isolate fScaArg1 chromosome 11, fScaArg1.pri, whole genome shotgun sequence genomic window:
- the prpf40a gene encoding pre-mRNA-processing factor 40 homolog A isoform X2: MSSSEANNGPSQAPPYPGVPPSGIPPPFMGPPGIPPHFPPMGMPPMGQRPPSMTPMPPGIIPPGIMPPMGAPPMGQMPGMMPPMMPGMMMPPRMPAAAVQPTGPPGVDSTAAAPGTASTTNGSPQEEQPKKSLWTEHKSLDGKTYYYNTETKQSTWEKPDDLKSPAEQMLSKCPWKEYKSDTGKPYYYNSQTKESRWTKPKELEDLEAMIKAEENGTAEVVAPGTAAAPVVQADNTAAMATVVEAETTTAVPEEHLSQAAVHHTAEVKTADAPVASSESTAATEATVSVEVTKEERPELQKKTYKWNTKEEAKQAFKELLKEKGVSSNSSWEQAMKMIINDPRYSALPKLSEKKQAFNAYKVQTEKEEKEEARIKYKESKETFQRFLENHEKMTSTTRYKKAEQMFSELEVWSCVPERDRLEIYEDVLFYLAKKEKEQAKQLRKRNWEALKNILDNMANVTYRTTWSEAQQYLLDNPTFAEDEELQNMDKEDALICFEEHIRALEKEEEEEKQKTLLRERRRQRKNREAFQKFLDELHDHGQLHSMSAWMEMYPTLSSDIRFANMLGQPGSTPLDLFKFYVEDLKARYHDEKRIIKDILKDKGFLVEINTSFEDFGSVISSDKRATTLDAGNIKLAFNSLLEKAEAREREREKEEARKMKRKEAAFKNMLKQATPPLEPETSWETVRERFLKESAFEDVTLEAERKRIFKDFMHVLEHECQHHHSKAKKHSKKSKKHHRKRSRSRSGSESEDEEYHKKKKRSQSKSPSERSSSGESERSYKKSKKHKKKGKKRRHKSASPDSDNDKKGRERDGKREKDGEKDKENDKSRGKSRSDSKQKSPKRKAAKEEGGWDTSGSELSEGELEKRRRTLLEQLDAP, encoded by the exons ATG TCTTCATCGGAGGCTAATAATGGCCCGAGCCAAGCGCCACCTTATCCAGGTGTACCGCCCTCAGGGATACCTCCCCCATTT ATGGGGCCACCTGGAATACCGCCTCATTTCCCTCCCATGGGAATGCCCCCTATGGGACAGCGACCACCCAGCATGACACCTATGCCTCCTGGTATCATTCCCCCAGGTATAATGCCACCAATGGGGGCACCGCCAATGGGACAG ATGCCAGGCATGATGCCACCTATGATGCCAGGGATGATGATGCCCCCTCGCATGCCAGCTGCGGCTGTACAACCAACGGGACCG CCTGGAGTCGACTCCACAG ctgctgcacctgGAACTGCT AGCACCACAAATGGATCTCCACAGGAAGAACAGCCGAAGAAG TCCCTGTGGACAGAACACAAATCACTGGATGGAAAGACCTATTATTACAATACAGAGACCAAGCAGTCTACATGGGAGAAACCAGATGACCTTAAATCTCCTGCCGAG CAAATGCTGTCTAAATGCCCTTGGAAGGAGTACAAGTCAGACACAGGGAAGCCTTATTATTACAACTCGCAGACAAAGGAGTCCAGATGGACCAAACCCAAAGAGCTGGAGGATCTGGAAG CTATGATCAAAGCCGAAGAGAATGG AACGGCAGAGGTAGTGGCTCCTGGCACCGCAGCTGCTCCTGTAGTGCAAGCAGATAATACAGCCGCTATGGCAACTGTAGTGGAGGCTGAAACTACAACAGCAGTCCCAGAGGAACACCTGTCTCAGGCGGCCGTGCATCACACAGCTGAGGTCAAGACTGCGGATGCACCTGTGGCTTCCTCAGAGAGCACAGCCGCCACAGAGGCCACAGTCAG TGTTGAAGTCACAAAGGAAGAACGACCTGAACTTCAGAAGAAAACTTACAAATGGAACACGAAAGAGGAGGCCAAACAGGCcttcaaagagctgctgaagGAGAAG GGTGTGTCCTCAAACTCTTCTTGGGAACAGGCTATGAAAATGATAATCAATGATCCTCGCTACAG TGCTCTTCCCAAACTGAGCGAGAAGAAACAGGCGTTCAATGCCTACAAAGTccaaacagaaaaggaagaaaaagaggaggcCAGAATCAAATACAAGGAGTCCAAAGAGACCTTTCAGAGGTTCTTGGAGAATCATGAGAAGATGACATCTACCACCAGATATAA GAAAGCAGAACAGATGTTTAGTGAGCTTGAGGTGTGGAGCTGTGTGCCGGAGAGGGACAGGCTGGAGATCTATGAAGATGTTTTGTTCTACCTCGCTAAGAAAGAGAAG GAGCAAGCCaagcagctgaggaagaggaactGGGAGGCTCTGAAgaacattttggacaacatgGCCAACGTCACGTACCGCACCACCTGGTCTGAGGCCCAGCAGTACCTGCTAGACAACCCGACCTTTGCAGAGGATGAGGAATTGCAGA ACATGGACAAAGAGGATGCCCTCATTTGTTTTGAGGAGCACATCCGGGCactggagaaggaggaggaggaagagaaacagaagactCTTCTCAGGGAGAGAAGACGACAACGCAAGAACAGAGAGGCCTTCCAG AAATTTCTGGATGAGCTCCATGACCACGGTCAGCTTCACTCCATGTCTGCCTGGATGGAGATGTACCCGACCCTGAGCTCAGACATCCGCTTTGCCAACATGCTGGGCCAGCCGG GCTCCACTCCCCTGGATCTGTTCAAATTCTACGTGGAAGACCTGAAGGCCCGTTACCATGATGAAAAGAGGATCATCAAAGATATTCTTAAG GATAAAGGCTTTCTGGTAGAAATCAACACTAGCTTTGAGGACTTTGGGTCAGTCATCAGCTCAGACAAGAGAGCCACTACACTGGATGCAGGAAACATAAAACTGGCCTTCAACAGT TTACTGGAGAAGGCagaagccagagagagagagcgggagaaggaggaggccaggaagatgaaaaggaaagaagcaGCCTTTAAAAACATGCTGAAGCAGGCCACACCACCACTGGAGCCAGAGACTTCGTGGGAGACG GTCAGAGAGAGATTCTTAAAAGAATCTGCCTTTGAAGATGTGACtctggaggcagagaggaaaaggattTTCAAAGACTTCATGCACGTCTTGGAG catgAATGCCAACATCACCACTCCAAGGCAAAGAAGCACTCAAAGAAGTCCAAGAAGCACCACAGGAAACGATCTCGCTCTCGATCG GGCTCAGAGTCTGAGGACGAGGAATaccacaagaagaaaaagaggtcaCAGTCCAAGTCTCCGTCTGAACGCTCGTCTAGTGGAGAATCTG AGAGAAGCTATAAAAAATCCAAGAAGCACAAGAAGAAGGGCAAGAAGAGACGTCACAAGTCT GCATCCCCAGACTCTGACAACGACAAGAAAGGAAGAGAGCGAGATGGAAAGCGTGAAAAAGACGgagagaaggacaaagagaacGACAAGTCTCGAGGGAAATCTCGCTCGGACTCTAAACAGAAGTctccaaaaagaaaagcagcgaAAGAGGAG ggaGGCTGGGATACGTCAGGCAGCGAGTTGAGTGAAGGGGAGctggagaaaaggaggagaactTTACTGGAACAGCTGGATGCACCTTGA
- the prpf40a gene encoding pre-mRNA-processing factor 40 homolog A isoform X3 yields MMGPPGIPPHFPPMGMPPMGQRPPSMTPMPPGIIPPGIMPPMGAPPMGQMPGMMPPMMPGMMMPPRMPAAAVQPTGPPGVDSTAAAPGTASTTNGSPQEEQPKKKSLWTEHKSLDGKTYYYNTETKQSTWEKPDDLKSPAEQMLSKCPWKEYKSDTGKPYYYNSQTKESRWTKPKELEDLEAMIKAEENGTAEVVAPGTAAAPVVQADNTAAMATVVEAETTTAVPEEHLSQAAVHHTAEVKTADAPVASSESTAATEATVSVEVTKEERPELQKKTYKWNTKEEAKQAFKELLKEKGVSSNSSWEQAMKMIINDPRYSALPKLSEKKQAFNAYKVQTEKEEKEEARIKYKESKETFQRFLENHEKMTSTTRYKKAEQMFSELEVWSCVPERDRLEIYEDVLFYLAKKEKEQAKQLRKRNWEALKNILDNMANVTYRTTWSEAQQYLLDNPTFAEDEELQNMDKEDALICFEEHIRALEKEEEEEKQKTLLRERRRQRKNREAFQKFLDELHDHGQLHSMSAWMEMYPTLSSDIRFANMLGQPGSTPLDLFKFYVEDLKARYHDEKRIIKDILKDKGFLVEINTSFEDFGSVISSDKRATTLDAGNIKLAFNSLLEKAEAREREREKEEARKMKRKEAAFKNMLKQATPPLEPETSWETVRERFLKESAFEDVTLEAERKRIFKDFMHVLEHECQHHHSKAKKHSKKSKKHHRKRSRSRSGSESEDEEYHKKKKRSQSKSPSERSSSGESERSYKKSKKHKKKGKKRRHKSASPDSDNDKKGRERDGKREKDGEKDKENDKSRGKSRSDSKQKSPKRKAAKEEGGWDTSGSELSEGELEKRRRTLLEQLDAP; encoded by the exons ATG ATGGGGCCACCTGGAATACCGCCTCATTTCCCTCCCATGGGAATGCCCCCTATGGGACAGCGACCACCCAGCATGACACCTATGCCTCCTGGTATCATTCCCCCAGGTATAATGCCACCAATGGGGGCACCGCCAATGGGACAG ATGCCAGGCATGATGCCACCTATGATGCCAGGGATGATGATGCCCCCTCGCATGCCAGCTGCGGCTGTACAACCAACGGGACCG CCTGGAGTCGACTCCACAG ctgctgcacctgGAACTGCT AGCACCACAAATGGATCTCCACAGGAAGAACAGCCGAAGAAG aAGTCCCTGTGGACAGAACACAAATCACTGGATGGAAAGACCTATTATTACAATACAGAGACCAAGCAGTCTACATGGGAGAAACCAGATGACCTTAAATCTCCTGCCGAG CAAATGCTGTCTAAATGCCCTTGGAAGGAGTACAAGTCAGACACAGGGAAGCCTTATTATTACAACTCGCAGACAAAGGAGTCCAGATGGACCAAACCCAAAGAGCTGGAGGATCTGGAAG CTATGATCAAAGCCGAAGAGAATGG AACGGCAGAGGTAGTGGCTCCTGGCACCGCAGCTGCTCCTGTAGTGCAAGCAGATAATACAGCCGCTATGGCAACTGTAGTGGAGGCTGAAACTACAACAGCAGTCCCAGAGGAACACCTGTCTCAGGCGGCCGTGCATCACACAGCTGAGGTCAAGACTGCGGATGCACCTGTGGCTTCCTCAGAGAGCACAGCCGCCACAGAGGCCACAGTCAG TGTTGAAGTCACAAAGGAAGAACGACCTGAACTTCAGAAGAAAACTTACAAATGGAACACGAAAGAGGAGGCCAAACAGGCcttcaaagagctgctgaagGAGAAG GGTGTGTCCTCAAACTCTTCTTGGGAACAGGCTATGAAAATGATAATCAATGATCCTCGCTACAG TGCTCTTCCCAAACTGAGCGAGAAGAAACAGGCGTTCAATGCCTACAAAGTccaaacagaaaaggaagaaaaagaggaggcCAGAATCAAATACAAGGAGTCCAAAGAGACCTTTCAGAGGTTCTTGGAGAATCATGAGAAGATGACATCTACCACCAGATATAA GAAAGCAGAACAGATGTTTAGTGAGCTTGAGGTGTGGAGCTGTGTGCCGGAGAGGGACAGGCTGGAGATCTATGAAGATGTTTTGTTCTACCTCGCTAAGAAAGAGAAG GAGCAAGCCaagcagctgaggaagaggaactGGGAGGCTCTGAAgaacattttggacaacatgGCCAACGTCACGTACCGCACCACCTGGTCTGAGGCCCAGCAGTACCTGCTAGACAACCCGACCTTTGCAGAGGATGAGGAATTGCAGA ACATGGACAAAGAGGATGCCCTCATTTGTTTTGAGGAGCACATCCGGGCactggagaaggaggaggaggaagagaaacagaagactCTTCTCAGGGAGAGAAGACGACAACGCAAGAACAGAGAGGCCTTCCAG AAATTTCTGGATGAGCTCCATGACCACGGTCAGCTTCACTCCATGTCTGCCTGGATGGAGATGTACCCGACCCTGAGCTCAGACATCCGCTTTGCCAACATGCTGGGCCAGCCGG GCTCCACTCCCCTGGATCTGTTCAAATTCTACGTGGAAGACCTGAAGGCCCGTTACCATGATGAAAAGAGGATCATCAAAGATATTCTTAAG GATAAAGGCTTTCTGGTAGAAATCAACACTAGCTTTGAGGACTTTGGGTCAGTCATCAGCTCAGACAAGAGAGCCACTACACTGGATGCAGGAAACATAAAACTGGCCTTCAACAGT TTACTGGAGAAGGCagaagccagagagagagagcgggagaaggaggaggccaggaagatgaaaaggaaagaagcaGCCTTTAAAAACATGCTGAAGCAGGCCACACCACCACTGGAGCCAGAGACTTCGTGGGAGACG GTCAGAGAGAGATTCTTAAAAGAATCTGCCTTTGAAGATGTGACtctggaggcagagaggaaaaggattTTCAAAGACTTCATGCACGTCTTGGAG catgAATGCCAACATCACCACTCCAAGGCAAAGAAGCACTCAAAGAAGTCCAAGAAGCACCACAGGAAACGATCTCGCTCTCGATCG GGCTCAGAGTCTGAGGACGAGGAATaccacaagaagaaaaagaggtcaCAGTCCAAGTCTCCGTCTGAACGCTCGTCTAGTGGAGAATCTG AGAGAAGCTATAAAAAATCCAAGAAGCACAAGAAGAAGGGCAAGAAGAGACGTCACAAGTCT GCATCCCCAGACTCTGACAACGACAAGAAAGGAAGAGAGCGAGATGGAAAGCGTGAAAAAGACGgagagaaggacaaagagaacGACAAGTCTCGAGGGAAATCTCGCTCGGACTCTAAACAGAAGTctccaaaaagaaaagcagcgaAAGAGGAG ggaGGCTGGGATACGTCAGGCAGCGAGTTGAGTGAAGGGGAGctggagaaaaggaggagaactTTACTGGAACAGCTGGATGCACCTTGA
- the prpf40a gene encoding pre-mRNA-processing factor 40 homolog A isoform X1, with product MSSSEANNGPSQAPPYPGVPPSGIPPPFMGPPGIPPHFPPMGMPPMGQRPPSMTPMPPGIIPPGIMPPMGAPPMGQMPGMMPPMMPGMMMPPRMPAAAVQPTGPPGVDSTAAAPGTASTTNGSPQEEQPKKKSLWTEHKSLDGKTYYYNTETKQSTWEKPDDLKSPAEQMLSKCPWKEYKSDTGKPYYYNSQTKESRWTKPKELEDLEAMIKAEENGTAEVVAPGTAAAPVVQADNTAAMATVVEAETTTAVPEEHLSQAAVHHTAEVKTADAPVASSESTAATEATVSVEVTKEERPELQKKTYKWNTKEEAKQAFKELLKEKGVSSNSSWEQAMKMIINDPRYSALPKLSEKKQAFNAYKVQTEKEEKEEARIKYKESKETFQRFLENHEKMTSTTRYKKAEQMFSELEVWSCVPERDRLEIYEDVLFYLAKKEKEQAKQLRKRNWEALKNILDNMANVTYRTTWSEAQQYLLDNPTFAEDEELQNMDKEDALICFEEHIRALEKEEEEEKQKTLLRERRRQRKNREAFQKFLDELHDHGQLHSMSAWMEMYPTLSSDIRFANMLGQPGSTPLDLFKFYVEDLKARYHDEKRIIKDILKDKGFLVEINTSFEDFGSVISSDKRATTLDAGNIKLAFNSLLEKAEAREREREKEEARKMKRKEAAFKNMLKQATPPLEPETSWETVRERFLKESAFEDVTLEAERKRIFKDFMHVLEHECQHHHSKAKKHSKKSKKHHRKRSRSRSGSESEDEEYHKKKKRSQSKSPSERSSSGESERSYKKSKKHKKKGKKRRHKSASPDSDNDKKGRERDGKREKDGEKDKENDKSRGKSRSDSKQKSPKRKAAKEEGGWDTSGSELSEGELEKRRRTLLEQLDAP from the exons ATG TCTTCATCGGAGGCTAATAATGGCCCGAGCCAAGCGCCACCTTATCCAGGTGTACCGCCCTCAGGGATACCTCCCCCATTT ATGGGGCCACCTGGAATACCGCCTCATTTCCCTCCCATGGGAATGCCCCCTATGGGACAGCGACCACCCAGCATGACACCTATGCCTCCTGGTATCATTCCCCCAGGTATAATGCCACCAATGGGGGCACCGCCAATGGGACAG ATGCCAGGCATGATGCCACCTATGATGCCAGGGATGATGATGCCCCCTCGCATGCCAGCTGCGGCTGTACAACCAACGGGACCG CCTGGAGTCGACTCCACAG ctgctgcacctgGAACTGCT AGCACCACAAATGGATCTCCACAGGAAGAACAGCCGAAGAAG aAGTCCCTGTGGACAGAACACAAATCACTGGATGGAAAGACCTATTATTACAATACAGAGACCAAGCAGTCTACATGGGAGAAACCAGATGACCTTAAATCTCCTGCCGAG CAAATGCTGTCTAAATGCCCTTGGAAGGAGTACAAGTCAGACACAGGGAAGCCTTATTATTACAACTCGCAGACAAAGGAGTCCAGATGGACCAAACCCAAAGAGCTGGAGGATCTGGAAG CTATGATCAAAGCCGAAGAGAATGG AACGGCAGAGGTAGTGGCTCCTGGCACCGCAGCTGCTCCTGTAGTGCAAGCAGATAATACAGCCGCTATGGCAACTGTAGTGGAGGCTGAAACTACAACAGCAGTCCCAGAGGAACACCTGTCTCAGGCGGCCGTGCATCACACAGCTGAGGTCAAGACTGCGGATGCACCTGTGGCTTCCTCAGAGAGCACAGCCGCCACAGAGGCCACAGTCAG TGTTGAAGTCACAAAGGAAGAACGACCTGAACTTCAGAAGAAAACTTACAAATGGAACACGAAAGAGGAGGCCAAACAGGCcttcaaagagctgctgaagGAGAAG GGTGTGTCCTCAAACTCTTCTTGGGAACAGGCTATGAAAATGATAATCAATGATCCTCGCTACAG TGCTCTTCCCAAACTGAGCGAGAAGAAACAGGCGTTCAATGCCTACAAAGTccaaacagaaaaggaagaaaaagaggaggcCAGAATCAAATACAAGGAGTCCAAAGAGACCTTTCAGAGGTTCTTGGAGAATCATGAGAAGATGACATCTACCACCAGATATAA GAAAGCAGAACAGATGTTTAGTGAGCTTGAGGTGTGGAGCTGTGTGCCGGAGAGGGACAGGCTGGAGATCTATGAAGATGTTTTGTTCTACCTCGCTAAGAAAGAGAAG GAGCAAGCCaagcagctgaggaagaggaactGGGAGGCTCTGAAgaacattttggacaacatgGCCAACGTCACGTACCGCACCACCTGGTCTGAGGCCCAGCAGTACCTGCTAGACAACCCGACCTTTGCAGAGGATGAGGAATTGCAGA ACATGGACAAAGAGGATGCCCTCATTTGTTTTGAGGAGCACATCCGGGCactggagaaggaggaggaggaagagaaacagaagactCTTCTCAGGGAGAGAAGACGACAACGCAAGAACAGAGAGGCCTTCCAG AAATTTCTGGATGAGCTCCATGACCACGGTCAGCTTCACTCCATGTCTGCCTGGATGGAGATGTACCCGACCCTGAGCTCAGACATCCGCTTTGCCAACATGCTGGGCCAGCCGG GCTCCACTCCCCTGGATCTGTTCAAATTCTACGTGGAAGACCTGAAGGCCCGTTACCATGATGAAAAGAGGATCATCAAAGATATTCTTAAG GATAAAGGCTTTCTGGTAGAAATCAACACTAGCTTTGAGGACTTTGGGTCAGTCATCAGCTCAGACAAGAGAGCCACTACACTGGATGCAGGAAACATAAAACTGGCCTTCAACAGT TTACTGGAGAAGGCagaagccagagagagagagcgggagaaggaggaggccaggaagatgaaaaggaaagaagcaGCCTTTAAAAACATGCTGAAGCAGGCCACACCACCACTGGAGCCAGAGACTTCGTGGGAGACG GTCAGAGAGAGATTCTTAAAAGAATCTGCCTTTGAAGATGTGACtctggaggcagagaggaaaaggattTTCAAAGACTTCATGCACGTCTTGGAG catgAATGCCAACATCACCACTCCAAGGCAAAGAAGCACTCAAAGAAGTCCAAGAAGCACCACAGGAAACGATCTCGCTCTCGATCG GGCTCAGAGTCTGAGGACGAGGAATaccacaagaagaaaaagaggtcaCAGTCCAAGTCTCCGTCTGAACGCTCGTCTAGTGGAGAATCTG AGAGAAGCTATAAAAAATCCAAGAAGCACAAGAAGAAGGGCAAGAAGAGACGTCACAAGTCT GCATCCCCAGACTCTGACAACGACAAGAAAGGAAGAGAGCGAGATGGAAAGCGTGAAAAAGACGgagagaaggacaaagagaacGACAAGTCTCGAGGGAAATCTCGCTCGGACTCTAAACAGAAGTctccaaaaagaaaagcagcgaAAGAGGAG ggaGGCTGGGATACGTCAGGCAGCGAGTTGAGTGAAGGGGAGctggagaaaaggaggagaactTTACTGGAACAGCTGGATGCACCTTGA